From Antechinus flavipes isolate AdamAnt ecotype Samford, QLD, Australia chromosome 1, AdamAnt_v2, whole genome shotgun sequence:
GCATTTTGAACTCTTATTGGGCCAATTAGCCACACCGGaccttgattctaacatagtgatgtcactttggtctttttttgagggggaaggcagttggggttaagtgacttgcacagggtcacacagttaataaatgttaagtgtctgaggctggacttgaactcgggtcctcctgactcaagggCCAGAGCAGGTGCTCCATCCAATGGGCCAACTTGCTGCTCCCCAAAGGACAACTAAGATCCTACTTGTACCTGGTAGGTAAGTAGTAAAGaatttgtctcatttcttaaattgTGTTggcaagcttttgcaagggtaaGTGTTggaaactatctctgcatgttttttttaagtgaaaagctagtattgtttttaaaaatcatactgtGGATCCTATAAAGTGATTTTGCTGCTGAGTTATTACGGTGGGGTTGGTAGTAAGATGCCATAGAAAGAGGAGCCAGGAGGCCGGCTCATGGCCCCAGCTCTAGTTCTGAGGGACTACGAGGAATCTTTTCCCTCCTGTGGCTTCTGATTCACAAGAAAAGATGATCTTGAAATCCCTGTCAGCTCTGAGCCCCAGGAACTCTCTCTGACTTCGTATCTCAGTTTCTGTTGTCGGGGTTGGAGAATATGATCTCTAAGCTCCTTTTCAGCTCGCTTTACCTttgtaggcctcagtttcctcatctgtaaaaaggggagaTTGGGCCCATTATCGCTTGATCCTTTCTGGCTCTCTGTAATCTCTCCCGCCCTGACAGTCTGCGAGACGCCAGGCTCTGTTCTCTCCTTGATCCTCAGGTCTGAGCTCTGAACATGAAGAAGAAAACGGGAAGGCCTGTCTGAAGAGAAGCAGGGCCCGGAGCCCGGCCGGGGGGCCGTGTGCAGGATGCTCCTGGTCCCGTAAAGGAGAAGGGCATCAGGGACGTCGGGTTCCGCTCGTCGGCGGACTCCGAAGGCCCGCGGGGGAGCCAAGGGCGCAACAAGAGGCAGACAGTTTCGGACGGGTCCAAAGGGTCCATTTTGTTCTGCTGCGCTGCACTGGCTTGTGAAATGGGGTGCTGATGCAGAGATGAGGCTGGGGCTGAGCTTGGGAGTGGCAGGGACATAAAACAGATGGAAGACGGTTATCTGCAGACCCTCCTCGGAGGGATACTGAAGCTCGAGATCCCGCGACGTCGCCGGAGGGAAAACTACAACTCCCGACAGGAAGTGGGGTTGCGTCATAACTCCGCGCCCGGGCCGTCCCATTGCTTATTGGGAGCCGTAGTCTGCGTCGcctttcccaggtttctctgcgCGGCCCACCTCTCCGTCCTTGGCCCGGTAGCCCGCTCTCCTCTCGCTCCCCGGACCGTCTGCCGCCCCCGCCATGCTGCCCACCGCCTTGCTCCGTCACTGCGGCCTCCGCTTGCTGCGCCAAGCCCGGGTCCCGGCCCTTGCGGGGCCTGCCGCCCGAGGCTACGCTGAGGCCGCcccggccgccgccgccgcccccggcCAGATGTCCTTCACCTTCGCCTCCCCGACGCAGGTGCGGTCTTTGGGGCTCCCGGGGCGCGGAGGGCTCTGTCGGGGGCGGAACGGGGGCGCTCGTCCCGAGGGGCCGCGATACACGGCGAGAGTAAGGTGGCGGTTCTGGGCGCGAGGGGGCCTTGACCTTCGGAGGACTCCGCGTGGGCGGGGGGCTGCCTGGGACTTGACTTTACTCCCGgtccctccctcttctctaagGCTGGGTGTCCAGGCCAGCCAGCTCAGGCAGCAGAGGCTGATACGGCTTTAACATATACACACTCCTCCCCCCAGCGCTGACCTTCCGGGTCCTGAGGCTCCCTCGCCTCTGACCTCTGTCtcctaagggccctcccagctctgacctcccaggttctaagggtCCCCCCAGcgctgacctcctgggttctaagggcccttccagccctgacctcctgggttctaagggccctcccagccctgacctcccgggttctaagggccctcccagccctgacctcctgggttctaagggccctcccagctctgacttcccgggttctaagggccctcccagccctaacagttctaagggccctcccagctctgacaccctgggttctaagggccctcccagctctgacaccctgggttctaagggccctcccagctctgacaccctgggttctaagggccctcccagccctaacagttctaagggccctcccagctctgacaccctgggttctaagggccctcccagccctaacagttttttttttttttaatttttatttaataattactttatattgacagaatccatgccagggtaatttttttttttttacaacattatcctttgcactcgtttctgttccaatttttttcccctccctccctccaccccctcccctagatggcaagcaatcctttatatgttggatatgttgcagtatatcctagatacaatatatgtgtgcagaaccaaacagttctcttgttgcacagggagagttggattcagaaggtataaataacccgggaacaGCCCTAACAGTTCTAAGGACTCCTCCAgatctgacctcctgggttctaaggttcccccccagctctgatctcctgggttctaaggttccccccccccccagctctgacaccctgggttctaagggccctcccagatctgacctcctgggttctaaggttcCCCCcctagctctgacctcctgggttctaaggttcCCCCCTCAGCTCTGAcaccctgggttctaagggccctcccagatctgacctcctgggttctaaggttcCCCCCCAACTCTGACCTCCTGTGTGCTAAGGGCTCACCAGATATGATATTCtgacccctccccacccccccaagctCTCTACTCTTTGTggagagagattgagacagagcCTGTGGGTTTATTGGTCTAagttgaggaaactccctctgccaTTTTGGGTCAAGGTCTCCGGGGCCCCTTTGAAAAGGCCGCCTGGAGCACACAGAGCCTCCCTTGCCATGTGAGTCCAAGTCCACCGTGAAGCCCGGCCTGCCAGTTTCCAGCTCTGCCTTCCTGCTGAAGCTTGTTCACCTTCTCCCACCTTAGAACAAAGCAGAAACAGCAGGGCTTGGAAAGGTCGTCCTGTCCGTGCCCTGTCCTTCAGCTGTGTGACCGGGAGCAAAGCACTCGGTTTTCTCGTCTGCGCAGTAGGCGTACATCTGCCTCCGGGGGTCACAAGGAAAGTGACTTAAGGGCCTTCTCTGCCTCCTCAGTGCCCGCTCCTTTTGGAGGACAGAAAGCCAGGAGCGGCCTTACCTTCTGGCCGGCCACTGATCCTttgcccttccctcccctctccaggTATATTTCAACGAAGCCAATGTGAAGCAGGTGGATGTTCCAACCCAGAGTGGGGCCTTTGGGATCCTCGCTGCCCATGTGCCCACCCTGCAGGTGCTGAAGCCCGGCGTGGTGACCGTGCATGCCGAGGATGGCACCACCACCAAGTATTTTGGTATGTGAACGTTTGAGGCCATTGGCCGGGCCTTTATCAACTTTGAAAgtgatatttctatatttttttaatcaggcAGCATTGGTTTAGGGGGAAAAACACTGAATTTGTAGTTAGGAAAAGTAAGCTTTAATCCTAGCTGGCTTTGCCACCAACTCCTGTGATTCAGGGCAGTGATGTCACACTCAAAGTGAATTGGGGGCCCACTAA
This genomic window contains:
- the ATP5F1D gene encoding ATP synthase subunit delta, mitochondrial, with the protein product MLPTALLRHCGLRLLRQARVPALAGPAARGYAEAAPAAAAAPGQMSFTFASPTQVYFNEANVKQVDVPTQSGAFGILAAHVPTLQVLKPGVVTVHAEDGTTTKYFVSSGSVTVNADSSVQLLAEEAVALDMLDLATAKSNLEKAHSELSGVSDEAARAEVQIRIEANEAIVKALES